In a genomic window of Thermus albus:
- the ftsZ gene encoding cell division protein FtsZ, translating into MEGAVIKVIGLGGAGNNAVNRMIEAGLMGVEFIAANTDAQVLAKSLADVRIQLGEKLTRGLGAGANPEIGEKAALEAEDLIGETLDGADLVFLTAGMGGGTGTGSAPVVADIAKRLGALTVAVVTRPFSFEGPKRLKAAEEGIRRLRERVDAMVVVQNDRLLAAVDKKVTLRDAFLIADRVLYHGVKGITDVINLPGLINVDFADVKTLLEGAGQVLMGIGAGRGENRVEEAAKTATHSPLLERSIEGAKRLLLNVVGSEDLSLMEAAEVVERVREATGNEDVDILYGVTYDERAQDELRVILIAAGFGESTVVPKPLRPVDFPTHADPYNFDIPAFIRYGDADYPPRKGN; encoded by the coding sequence ATGGAAGGAGCCGTCATCAAGGTCATCGGTCTCGGGGGAGCGGGGAACAATGCGGTGAACCGCATGATTGAGGCGGGGCTCATGGGGGTGGAGTTCATCGCCGCCAACACCGACGCCCAGGTGCTGGCCAAAAGCCTGGCGGACGTGCGCATCCAGCTGGGGGAGAAGCTCACCCGGGGCCTTGGGGCTGGAGCCAACCCCGAGATTGGGGAGAAGGCGGCCCTCGAGGCCGAGGACCTTATCGGCGAGACCCTGGACGGGGCCGACCTGGTCTTTCTCACCGCGGGCATGGGGGGCGGGACGGGAACCGGAAGCGCCCCGGTGGTGGCGGATATCGCTAAAAGGCTTGGGGCCCTCACCGTGGCCGTGGTCACCCGGCCCTTTAGCTTTGAGGGCCCCAAGCGCCTAAAAGCCGCCGAAGAGGGTATCAGGCGCCTTCGGGAACGGGTGGATGCCATGGTGGTGGTGCAAAACGACCGCCTCCTCGCCGCCGTGGACAAGAAGGTGACCCTAAGGGATGCCTTCCTCATCGCCGACCGGGTGCTCTACCACGGGGTCAAGGGCATCACCGACGTCATCAACCTCCCGGGCCTCATCAACGTGGACTTCGCCGATGTAAAAACCCTACTGGAGGGAGCGGGCCAGGTGCTCATGGGCATTGGGGCAGGTCGGGGAGAGAACCGGGTGGAGGAGGCCGCCAAGACCGCCACCCATAGCCCCCTCCTGGAACGCTCCATTGAGGGCGCCAAAAGGCTTCTCCTCAACGTGGTGGGTTCAGAGGATCTCTCCCTTATGGAGGCCGCAGAGGTGGTGGAGCGGGTGCGGGAGGCCACGGGCAACGAGGATGTGGACATCCTCTATGGGGTCACCTACGATGAACGGGCCCAGGATGAGCTGAGGGTGATCCTGATCGCCGCAGGCTTTGGGGAAAGCACCGTGGTACCCAAACCCCTTAGGCCGGTGGACTTCCCCACCCACGCCGACCCCTACAACTTTGACATCCCCGCCTTCATCCGCTACGGGGATGCGGATTACCCTCCCAGAAAGGGCAACTAA
- a CDS encoding class I SAM-dependent methyltransferase codes for MRSTGLLSRGRLSFGEELALLRDWLLPTGPPFLDVGTGTGLYRAALGDEAIGVDPSPVFLEVARRQRPGPYLLAHGEALPFRSASLGGVAIGPTWNEFYDPVRALGETRRVLRSRGRLFGMLLLGPGPSLGLWRPEPQAFLALVQEQGFLAELRVLGALGLLLAEAR; via the coding sequence ATGCGATCCACGGGTCTTCTCTCCCGTGGCCGCCTCTCCTTTGGGGAGGAGCTGGCGCTCCTTCGGGACTGGCTCCTCCCTACGGGACCCCCCTTCTTGGATGTGGGCACCGGCACAGGACTCTACCGGGCAGCGCTGGGGGATGAGGCCATAGGCGTGGACCCCTCCCCCGTCTTCCTCGAGGTGGCGAGGCGGCAGCGCCCCGGCCCCTACCTCCTGGCCCACGGGGAGGCCTTGCCCTTCCGTAGCGCCTCGTTAGGCGGAGTAGCCATAGGCCCCACCTGGAACGAGTTTTATGACCCCGTAAGGGCCCTTGGGGAAACCCGGCGGGTCCTCCGGTCGCGAGGACGGCTTTTCGGGATGCTTCTCCTGGGCCCTGGGCCCTCCCTTGGGCTTTGGCGGCCAGAACCCCAGGCCTTCTTGGCCCTGGTACAGGAACAGGGTTTCCTGGCCGAACTAAGGGTGCTGGGAGCTCTGGGCCTACTTTTGGCCGAAGCCCGCTGA
- a CDS encoding flavin reductase family protein: MATYRAFFYPMRLALLSVGENFMPLAWWTPVSKKPFRILFAMDRGNHTLTLLRELGEGALCFLPWEEREWVVRSGYLSGRKVRKAEKLGVALRKARNLAHTWVPEKALATFELQVAEWPLEGDHALFLGDVVHVEGSPKAKERPILFLGFRDYATLGETWRFRP, translated from the coding sequence ATGGCCACCTATCGCGCCTTCTTCTACCCCATGCGGCTGGCCCTCCTCTCGGTGGGGGAGAACTTCATGCCCCTGGCCTGGTGGACCCCTGTTTCCAAGAAACCCTTCCGCATCCTTTTCGCCATGGACCGGGGAAACCACACCCTGACCCTCTTGAGGGAACTCGGGGAAGGGGCCCTTTGCTTCCTCCCTTGGGAGGAGCGGGAATGGGTGGTGCGATCCGGCTACCTTTCCGGCCGCAAGGTACGAAAGGCGGAAAAGCTTGGGGTGGCCTTACGCAAGGCCAGGAACCTGGCCCACACCTGGGTGCCGGAAAAAGCCTTGGCCACCTTTGAGCTGCAGGTGGCGGAATGGCCCCTGGAAGGGGATCATGCCCTCTTCCTAGGGGACGTGGTCCACGTGGAGGGCAGCCCCAAGGCCAAGGAAAGGCCCATCCTCTTCCTAGGGTTTCGGGACTACGCCACCTTAGGGGAAACCTGGAGGTTCAGGCCATGA
- a CDS encoding response regulator, whose amino-acid sequence MIRVVLVEDHVLVRSGIRHLLEARGPIRVVGEASTGQEALALLETLEADVAILDVSLPDCTGIELCRTMHQRLPQLKLLALSMHEDLEYVRGFLQAGGYGYVSKAAVDKELLDAVLAVARGERYLNPSLAMRLAMEMVRKEEEEGALSPREEEVLRLLAQGLSHKEVAEQLGISEKTVATYRERGMEKLGLKSRSDLLRYAVKRGWLRGPA is encoded by the coding sequence GTGATCCGGGTGGTGTTGGTGGAGGATCATGTGTTGGTGCGTTCGGGCATCCGCCATCTTTTGGAGGCTCGAGGGCCCATCCGTGTAGTGGGGGAGGCCAGTACGGGACAAGAAGCTTTGGCCCTTTTGGAAACGTTGGAGGCGGATGTGGCCATTTTGGATGTCTCCCTTCCCGACTGCACGGGCATTGAGCTTTGCAGAACGATGCATCAACGTTTGCCCCAGCTCAAGCTTCTCGCTCTTTCCATGCACGAGGACCTGGAGTATGTGCGGGGATTCCTACAGGCGGGGGGCTACGGGTATGTGAGCAAGGCGGCGGTAGATAAGGAGCTTTTGGATGCCGTGTTGGCCGTGGCCCGAGGGGAACGGTACCTTAACCCCAGCCTGGCCATGCGCCTGGCCATGGAGATGGTGCGGAAGGAGGAGGAGGAGGGAGCCCTTTCTCCCCGAGAGGAGGAGGTGCTCCGCCTCCTGGCCCAGGGGCTTTCCCATAAAGAGGTAGCGGAGCAACTCGGCATCTCAGAGAAAACCGTGGCCACCTACCGAGAGCGAGGCATGGAGAAGCTGGGGCTGAAAAGCCGAAGCGACCTCCTACGGTATGCGGTCAAAAGGGGTTGGTTGCGGGGCCCGGCATAG
- a CDS encoding SDR family NAD(P)-dependent oxidoreductase, producing the protein MFFGAYPTYVQVPGFAAYAAAKGALEWYLEAARKELRREGVRLVLVRLPAVATGLWAPLGGPPKGALTPEEAAQKVVEGVLREPPPEVLEV; encoded by the coding sequence GTGTTCTTCGGCGCCTACCCCACCTACGTCCAGGTGCCTGGCTTTGCCGCCTACGCCGCCGCCAAAGGGGCTTTGGAGTGGTATCTGGAAGCGGCGCGAAAGGAGCTCAGACGGGAAGGGGTCCGGCTGGTCTTGGTCCGGCTCCCCGCGGTGGCCACAGGGCTTTGGGCTCCCCTGGGAGGTCCGCCCAAAGGGGCTCTTACCCCAGAAGAGGCAGCCCAAAAAGTGGTGGAAGGGGTGCTAAGGGAGCCGCCCCCCGAGGTTCTGGAGGTATAG
- a CDS encoding SDR family NAD(P)-dependent oxidoreductase, giving the protein MRILILGATGGLGTGLAQALQGHELLLSGRKARELQALVERVRGKALPADLTDELEAQALLAEAGELDMLFHAVGLAARSPVRDTGRDLLERMLQTLSSPLPFC; this is encoded by the coding sequence ATGCGCATCCTCATCCTGGGCGCCACAGGCGGGCTGGGTACAGGCCTCGCCCAGGCCCTTCAGGGCCACGAGCTTCTCCTATCGGGCCGGAAGGCCCGGGAACTTCAGGCCTTGGTGGAAAGGGTAAGGGGAAAGGCCTTACCCGCAGACCTTACCGATGAGCTCGAGGCCCAGGCCCTATTGGCGGAGGCGGGGGAGCTGGACATGCTCTTCCATGCCGTGGGCCTAGCGGCCAGGAGCCCGGTACGCGACACGGGGCGCGACCTCCTGGAACGCATGCTGCAAACCCTTTCCTCTCCGCTGCCTTTCTGCTGA
- a CDS encoding alpha/beta fold hydrolase, giving the protein MRGLPLALAFSLALAQEYLPLPGTPTGHGLYDQSYALVYKAENPKAVLLMIPGLLGGSTNFALLAEHLRREAPGLEVWAWERRANGLEDRQGFLQEDPLAYYGNLPQPDLTPLRQWGLEVHLNDPDLAVEAARQRAPVVLAGHSLGASLATLYAWAHGERLSGLVLLDGGLPDTPLSPEAFWEGTSTPFGPFPSLRALLSGQADPVFRLPFLSPKDLALAEAEAFVAAQRPLEVVPWGPYRATREAQALIKVDDHYSLLPTFSVSVGRAWAREGLSLLGLLQGRLVQTVRGPRGWVVEWRDTEEATDPRAFLRSYARPQTGFSEWYFPFRLLLETAGYPHTGLGLVPKALPYPILALGAGRGLVPNPQGFRLEKVFPGTQAQVWVLEGLTHLDILTEREGRTAQAILAYLRGLGLL; this is encoded by the coding sequence ATGCGCGGCCTTCCCTTGGCCTTGGCCTTCTCCCTAGCCCTAGCTCAAGAATACCTCCCCCTGCCGGGAACCCCTACCGGCCACGGCCTTTACGACCAAAGCTATGCCCTTGTCTACAAGGCCGAAAACCCGAAGGCCGTACTCCTCATGATCCCCGGCCTCCTCGGGGGAAGCACCAACTTCGCCCTCCTGGCTGAGCACCTGCGGCGGGAGGCCCCTGGCCTCGAGGTCTGGGCCTGGGAAAGGCGGGCGAATGGGCTGGAGGACCGCCAGGGGTTTCTCCAAGAGGACCCCCTGGCCTACTACGGAAACCTTCCCCAGCCCGACCTGACCCCCTTGCGCCAATGGGGCCTGGAGGTGCACCTCAACGACCCGGACCTGGCAGTGGAGGCCGCCCGTCAGAGGGCCCCGGTGGTCCTGGCCGGCCACTCCCTGGGGGCCAGCCTGGCTACCCTTTATGCCTGGGCCCATGGGGAGAGGCTCTCGGGCCTCGTGCTCCTGGATGGCGGCCTACCCGATACCCCTCTTTCCCCGGAAGCCTTCTGGGAGGGAACCTCTACCCCCTTCGGCCCCTTCCCTAGCCTTAGGGCCCTCCTTTCGGGCCAAGCGGACCCCGTCTTTAGACTCCCCTTTCTCTCCCCCAAGGACCTGGCCCTGGCGGAGGCCGAGGCCTTCGTGGCGGCCCAACGACCCTTGGAGGTGGTGCCTTGGGGCCCTTACCGGGCCACCCGGGAGGCGCAGGCCCTCATCAAGGTGGACGACCACTATAGCCTCCTTCCCACCTTCAGCGTGAGCGTAGGCCGGGCCTGGGCCCGGGAGGGCTTGAGCCTCCTTGGCCTTCTCCAGGGAAGGTTGGTGCAGACGGTTCGGGGTCCTAGGGGATGGGTGGTGGAGTGGCGGGACACCGAGGAGGCCACGGACCCCCGGGCCTTCCTGCGGTCCTATGCCCGCCCTCAGACAGGCTTTTCCGAGTGGTACTTCCCCTTCCGCCTCCTCTTGGAAACGGCGGGGTATCCCCACACGGGGCTAGGGCTTGTCCCCAAGGCCCTCCCCTACCCCATCCTGGCCCTGGGGGCGGGAAGGGGCCTGGTCCCTAACCCCCAGGGTTTTCGTCTGGAAAAGGTGTTCCCTGGCACCCAAGCCCAGGTGTGGGTGCTGGAGGGCCTGACCCACCTGGACATCCTTACGGAGCGGGAGGGCCGGACGGCACAGGCCATCCTGGCATATCTAAGGGGGCTAGGGCTTCTCTGA
- the ftsA gene encoding cell division protein FtsA: MIIAGLDVGTSKVTTVIGELAPDGVLDIIGEGSVPSQGLKRGVVVNLERTTEAIRQSVHQAERVAGVKVERVILGVGGPHLKSVTSHGLAAIRRGQSIGMADVERAIEQAKAYPFDSELELLHALPLEFKVDGQEGIRDPVGMAGVRLEVDVHLVAAGRGPLANLRRAVEDAGLEIEALVAQPLASGLGVLGPEEEHMTVLLLDVGGGTTEVAVFREGRLAHSSVLPLGGDHVTQDIAQLLKIPFEEAERVKRKYGAALPELADPELVLEINQEGGSLGEVPAPELARIIRPRLREILHLARQSVDEALGPLEIKVNRVILTGGSALLKGFDLLARQQYSLPVRVGKPLGVSGLTDVVATPGHATAVGLVRYATTLPMPAPEPRRARERREKREEKAKGEGLWARIKEILNNLF; the protein is encoded by the coding sequence ATGATTATCGCTGGATTGGACGTCGGCACCAGCAAGGTCACCACCGTGATCGGGGAACTGGCCCCCGACGGCGTTTTGGACATCATCGGCGAGGGCAGCGTGCCCTCCCAGGGCTTGAAGCGGGGCGTGGTGGTTAACCTGGAGCGCACCACGGAGGCCATCCGCCAAAGCGTGCACCAGGCGGAGCGGGTGGCGGGGGTCAAGGTGGAGCGGGTCATCCTCGGAGTGGGGGGCCCTCACCTGAAAAGCGTGACCAGCCATGGCCTAGCCGCCATCCGCCGAGGCCAAAGCATCGGCATGGCCGACGTGGAGCGGGCCATAGAGCAGGCCAAGGCCTATCCCTTTGACAGCGAGCTGGAACTCCTCCATGCCCTTCCCCTGGAGTTCAAGGTGGACGGCCAGGAGGGGATCCGGGATCCCGTGGGCATGGCCGGGGTGCGCCTCGAGGTGGACGTGCACCTGGTGGCCGCAGGCCGGGGACCCTTGGCCAACCTGCGCCGGGCGGTGGAGGATGCTGGGCTGGAGATCGAGGCCCTGGTGGCCCAACCCCTGGCCAGCGGCCTCGGCGTGCTAGGCCCCGAAGAGGAACACATGACGGTCCTTCTTCTGGACGTGGGCGGGGGCACCACCGAGGTGGCCGTCTTCCGCGAAGGCCGTCTGGCCCACTCCTCCGTGCTGCCCCTGGGTGGGGACCACGTGACCCAGGACATCGCCCAGCTCCTGAAGATCCCCTTTGAGGAGGCGGAAAGGGTGAAGCGCAAGTACGGGGCCGCCTTGCCTGAACTAGCTGATCCCGAACTGGTGCTGGAGATCAATCAGGAAGGTGGGTCCTTGGGCGAGGTACCCGCTCCTGAACTGGCCCGGATCATCCGCCCCCGTTTGCGGGAGATTCTGCACCTGGCCCGCCAGTCGGTGGACGAGGCCCTAGGGCCCTTGGAGATCAAGGTGAATCGGGTCATCCTCACCGGAGGTAGCGCTCTCCTTAAGGGCTTTGACCTCCTGGCAAGGCAGCAGTATAGCCTTCCCGTACGGGTAGGCAAGCCCCTTGGGGTTTCCGGCCTCACCGACGTGGTGGCCACCCCTGGCCATGCCACCGCCGTGGGCCTGGTTCGCTACGCCACCACCTTGCCCATGCCCGCACCCGAGCCCCGAAGGGCCAGGGAAAGAAGGGAAAAGCGTGAAGAAAAGGCGAAGGGTGAGGGCCTTTGGGCGCGGATCAAGGAGATTCTGAACAACCTATTCTGA
- a CDS encoding phytoene desaturase family protein — protein MRAVVVGAGIGGLVAARLLRKAGLEVVVLEAHTYPGGLAGRFYHKGYRFDAGATLLSGLAPGAPLEVVGRLGGLSWPVKPLPQGFPLMEVHLPQGKVVRPVGREEEKLAQKEAFGPRVLPFWDWQEDRARRLLALSPWLAWPPEREEVLPLARLLPGLAHLLPDLWRRVSARATDILGFRRFLEAQLLISAQSQDAYALYAAMALDLPHLGPALVLGGVGQVAEALAEGLEVRYRARVLRLLREGRKVVGAEVAYGGRRRGEREVVKGEVFLLNVPPRPLLGLPEAVPRDAWGAFVVYGVLPFAVNPPFYRQNAKEKPFAFLSLRPEGKKTVFSLSLHTPLDPWLGVSAPEYARLKALWQERALSLGEGLLPGLREAELLFAATPHTYRRFVGRAWVGGYPQTHPWRFPRVRVLENAFRVGEGVFPGQGIPAAALSGLRAARLALAHLGFREALAPLDMPGWPVPSGPPAP, from the coding sequence GTGCGGGCGGTGGTGGTGGGGGCAGGGATCGGGGGACTGGTGGCGGCGCGGCTCTTGAGGAAGGCGGGCCTTGAGGTGGTGGTCCTGGAGGCTCACACCTACCCGGGTGGCTTAGCGGGAAGGTTTTACCACAAGGGCTACCGCTTTGATGCGGGGGCCACCTTGCTCTCCGGCCTAGCGCCCGGCGCCCCCCTGGAGGTGGTGGGCCGCCTCGGGGGGCTAAGCTGGCCGGTGAAGCCCTTGCCCCAAGGCTTCCCCCTCATGGAGGTTCACCTGCCTCAGGGCAAGGTGGTGCGCCCCGTGGGCCGTGAGGAGGAAAAGCTTGCCCAGAAGGAGGCGTTTGGCCCCAGGGTCCTGCCCTTTTGGGATTGGCAGGAGGACAGGGCGAGGAGGCTTTTGGCCCTGTCCCCGTGGCTGGCCTGGCCTCCAGAGAGGGAGGAGGTTCTCCCCTTGGCCCGCCTCCTCCCGGGTCTTGCCCACCTTCTTCCTGACCTATGGCGGCGGGTTTCCGCCCGGGCCACCGACATCCTTGGTTTTCGGCGTTTCCTCGAGGCCCAACTTCTCATCAGCGCCCAATCCCAAGACGCCTATGCCCTGTACGCGGCCATGGCCCTGGATCTTCCCCACCTAGGCCCCGCCCTGGTGCTAGGGGGCGTGGGCCAGGTGGCGGAGGCCTTGGCGGAGGGTTTAGAGGTGCGCTACCGGGCCCGGGTCCTCCGTCTCCTGCGGGAAGGGAGAAAGGTGGTGGGTGCGGAGGTGGCCTATGGGGGCCGGAGGCGAGGGGAAAGGGAGGTGGTGAAAGGGGAGGTCTTTCTCCTGAACGTGCCCCCAAGGCCCCTTTTGGGTTTGCCCGAGGCGGTCCCCCGGGATGCCTGGGGGGCTTTTGTGGTCTATGGGGTCTTGCCCTTCGCGGTCAACCCTCCCTTCTACCGGCAGAATGCCAAGGAGAAGCCGTTTGCTTTCTTGTCCCTGCGCCCAGAGGGGAAGAAGACGGTCTTCTCCCTCTCCCTCCACACCCCCTTGGACCCCTGGCTGGGTGTTTCCGCCCCGGAGTACGCACGCCTGAAGGCCCTCTGGCAGGAGAGGGCCCTTTCCTTGGGGGAAGGGCTTTTGCCGGGGTTGAGGGAGGCGGAGCTCCTCTTTGCCGCCACTCCCCATACCTACCGCCGCTTTGTGGGCCGGGCCTGGGTGGGCGGGTATCCCCAAACCCATCCCTGGCGGTTCCCTCGGGTGCGGGTTTTGGAAAACGCCTTCCGGGTGGGGGAAGGGGTGTTTCCCGGGCAGGGGATTCCCGCCGCAGCCCTCTCTGGCCTGCGCGCCGCCCGGCTGGCGTTAGCCCATTTGGGCTTCAGAGAAGCCCTAGCCCCCTTAGATATGCCAGGATGGCCTGTGCCGTCCGGCCCTCCCGCTCCGTAA
- a CDS encoding YceI family protein: MRRLIPFLLPLLTLAQAPYQVMGEVRYRGYYPLGSWEGKNPTARGVVLWDGDKASGQVCLERKAWDSGNGERDKKAKEILKAEAFPQACPYPKRAYYQGARFLVEGDLEMAGRKLPVRLEGVPEGSPENGTFRGGFRTRFSEWGLERPRLLFLEVRDEVEVFLQAQVRR, from the coding sequence ATGAGGCGGCTTATTCCCTTTCTCCTCCCCCTTCTCACCCTGGCCCAAGCCCCCTACCAGGTCATGGGGGAGGTTCGCTACCGGGGATACTACCCTTTGGGAAGTTGGGAAGGGAAAAACCCCACGGCCCGGGGCGTGGTGCTTTGGGATGGGGATAAGGCCTCAGGCCAGGTTTGCCTGGAACGGAAGGCCTGGGATTCCGGCAATGGGGAGAGGGACAAGAAGGCCAAGGAAATCCTCAAGGCGGAGGCTTTTCCCCAGGCCTGCCCCTACCCAAAACGGGCCTATTATCAAGGAGCGCGTTTCCTCGTGGAAGGGGACTTGGAAATGGCCGGCAGGAAGCTTCCCGTGCGCCTGGAGGGGGTACCGGAGGGAAGCCCTGAGAACGGGACCTTCCGAGGAGGCTTTCGCACCCGCTTCTCCGAGTGGGGGCTGGAAAGGCCCCGTCTCCTCTTCCTAGAGGTCCGGGACGAGGTGGAAGTCTTTTTGCAAGCCCAGGTAAGGCGATGA
- a CDS encoding Trm112 family protein, which translates to MKQPRLPPWLSPLLACPRCRTRLQTEETSRCPACHLHFPVARGFLDLRGGRERLTFGP; encoded by the coding sequence ATGAAACAGCCTCGCCTTCCCCCCTGGCTTTCCCCCCTCTTGGCCTGCCCCCGTTGCCGTACCCGGTTGCAGACGGAAGAGACCAGCCGATGCCCTGCCTGCCACCTCCATTTCCCCGTAGCCCGAGGCTTCCTGGACCTAAGGGGTGGGCGGGAAAGACTCACCTTTGGGCCCTGA
- the uvsE gene encoding UV DNA damage repair endonuclease UvsE — translation MIGLGYPCENLTLRASTNHTLLLASLEEARVRTKVAANLRDLERILRWNHQEGFRLFRIRQHLIPFASHPRFPYDWERVHGEELARLGNLAQTLGQRLSFHPGQYVNPGSPNPEVVARSLAELRYSAKVLDLLQAQDGVLVLHLGGAYGDRDATLRRFVENLKGEGEILRFLALENDERLWTVEEVLRAAEALGVPVVVDTLHHTLNPGRLSLEEGLRLAFATWKGTPKVHLSSQDPKKRPGAHAFQVQEEDWERLLQALPRPAHVMVEAKGKEKGLPPGALALLRATPMPGPATNPF, via the coding sequence ATGATAGGCCTCGGCTACCCGTGCGAGAACCTAACCCTTAGGGCCAGCACCAACCACACCCTGCTCCTGGCCTCCTTGGAGGAAGCCCGGGTGCGGACCAAGGTGGCGGCGAATCTTAGGGATCTAGAAAGGATTCTGCGCTGGAACCACCAGGAGGGCTTCCGCCTATTCCGCATCAGGCAGCACCTCATCCCCTTTGCCTCCCATCCTCGCTTTCCCTACGACTGGGAAAGGGTTCATGGGGAGGAGCTCGCCCGGCTAGGAAACCTTGCCCAGACCCTGGGCCAGCGCCTCTCCTTCCACCCCGGCCAGTATGTGAATCCCGGAAGCCCAAACCCGGAGGTGGTGGCCCGTTCCTTGGCGGAACTCCGCTACTCGGCGAAGGTCCTAGACCTCCTCCAGGCCCAAGACGGGGTACTGGTCCTCCACCTAGGCGGAGCCTATGGGGACCGTGACGCCACCTTGCGCCGCTTCGTGGAAAACCTCAAGGGGGAGGGGGAAATCCTCCGCTTCCTCGCCCTGGAAAACGACGAGCGCCTCTGGACCGTGGAGGAGGTCCTGAGGGCGGCCGAGGCCCTAGGGGTGCCCGTGGTGGTGGATACCCTCCACCACACCCTAAATCCGGGGCGGCTTTCCCTGGAGGAAGGGCTGAGGCTAGCCTTCGCCACCTGGAAGGGGACGCCCAAGGTTCACCTCTCCAGCCAGGACCCCAAAAAGCGCCCGGGGGCCCACGCCTTTCAGGTGCAGGAGGAGGATTGGGAAAGGCTCCTCCAAGCCCTTCCCCGGCCCGCCCACGTGATGGTGGAAGCCAAGGGCAAGGAGAAGGGTCTGCCCCCTGGGGCCCTGGCCCTCCTCCGGGCAACCCCTATGCCGGGCCCCGCAACCAACCCCTTTTGA
- a CDS encoding DUF4397 domain-containing protein has product MKKILFLLAMAVATQGLGLAQGAMVRVAHLSPDAPAVDVLVNGQRAITGLAFKEVTPYIPLPAARVRVQVVPAGQEAPVVIDAELDLKEGIYYTVAATGFLANIRPQVYTDALAGLFPRAGFARVRVVHTSPDAPAVDVAVKGGPVLFPNLPFPRASQYLVVAAGTYDLEVRVTGTATVALELPGVTLESGKTYTVFAVGSARTGTLTVVPVVDAAALGGNR; this is encoded by the coding sequence ATGAAAAAGATCCTCTTTCTGTTGGCGATGGCGGTAGCGACCCAGGGCCTAGGCCTGGCCCAGGGGGCTATGGTGAGGGTAGCCCACCTGTCCCCGGATGCCCCGGCCGTGGACGTGTTGGTAAACGGGCAGCGGGCCATAACCGGCCTGGCCTTTAAGGAGGTTACCCCTTATATCCCCCTACCCGCAGCCCGGGTACGGGTCCAGGTGGTCCCCGCTGGACAGGAGGCCCCCGTGGTCATAGATGCCGAGCTGGACCTCAAAGAAGGCATCTATTACACCGTGGCCGCCACAGGCTTCCTGGCCAATATCCGGCCGCAGGTCTACACCGATGCCCTAGCTGGCCTCTTCCCCCGGGCCGGTTTTGCCCGGGTGCGGGTGGTGCACACCTCCCCGGACGCCCCAGCGGTGGACGTGGCGGTGAAAGGGGGCCCGGTTCTTTTCCCTAACCTGCCCTTCCCCCGGGCCAGCCAGTACCTGGTGGTGGCCGCTGGAACGTACGACCTCGAGGTCCGGGTGACGGGAACGGCCACCGTGGCCCTTGAGCTACCCGGTGTCACGCTGGAGAGCGGCAAAACCTACACGGTTTTCGCCGTGGGTAGTGCGCGGACAGGCACCCTCACCGTGGTGCCGGTGGTGGACGCCGCTGCCTTGGGTGGAAATCGCTAG
- a CDS encoding bacteriorhodopsin-like, protein MSWGFYPIAYALGTWLPGGAGQEVAIQVGYNLADLTAKPIYGLLVYAIARAKSLEEGFAAEAKAA, encoded by the coding sequence ATGTCCTGGGGCTTCTACCCCATCGCCTATGCCCTGGGAACCTGGTTGCCGGGCGGGGCAGGCCAGGAGGTGGCCATCCAGGTGGGCTACAACCTAGCCGACCTTACGGCTAAGCCCATCTACGGCCTTTTGGTCTACGCCATCGCTCGCGCCAAGAGCCTCGAGGAGGGCTTCGCGGCCGAGGCCAAGGCTGCCTAG
- the ruvC gene encoding crossover junction endodeoxyribonuclease RuvC, which translates to MVVLGIDPGITHLGLGVVEVEPKGSLKARLLHGEVVRTSHKEPAQERVGRIHARVKEALIRFHPQALAVEEQYFYRQNELAYKVGWALGAVLVAAFEAGVPVYAYGPMQVKQALAGHGHAGKEEVALMVRGILGLKEAPKPSHLADALAIALTHAFYAKMQAAKPL; encoded by the coding sequence ATGGTGGTTTTGGGCATAGACCCCGGCATCACCCATCTGGGCCTGGGGGTGGTGGAGGTGGAGCCCAAGGGAAGCCTCAAGGCCCGTCTCCTCCACGGGGAGGTGGTGCGGACTTCCCATAAGGAACCCGCCCAGGAACGGGTGGGCCGCATCCACGCCCGGGTGAAGGAGGCCCTCATTCGCTTCCACCCCCAAGCCCTGGCGGTGGAGGAGCAGTACTTCTACCGGCAAAACGAGCTGGCCTACAAGGTGGGCTGGGCCCTGGGGGCGGTGCTGGTGGCGGCCTTTGAGGCCGGGGTTCCCGTCTACGCCTATGGCCCCATGCAGGTGAAGCAGGCCCTGGCCGGACATGGGCATGCGGGGAAGGAGGAGGTGGCCCTGATGGTGCGGGGCATCCTAGGCCTCAAGGAAGCCCCCAAACCCAGCCACCTGGCGGATGCTCTGGCCATCGCCTTAACCCACGCCTTCTACGCCAAGATGCAGGCGGCCAAGCCCCTTTAA